Proteins found in one Panthera tigris isolate Pti1 chromosome B3, P.tigris_Pti1_mat1.1, whole genome shotgun sequence genomic segment:
- the IMP3 gene encoding U3 small nucleolar ribonucleoprotein protein IMP3 has translation MRRNDYRTRGYISGNLRPRGNLNQKTKPKTPRCVAPGLLPHLRPFFSTSPTRLQPTRKEETRDRCMGRGYTLTNGNQGRGLEPFFHWPGGPRAACTSAPKRKPRRHWSVLLASGLAAPGAAIMVRKLKFHEQKLLKQVDFLNWEVTDHNLHELRVLRRYRLQRREDYTRYNQLSRAVRELARRLRDLPERDPFRVRASAALLDKLYALGLVPTRGSLELCDFVTASSFCRRRLPTVLLKLRMAQHLQAAVAFVEQGHVRVGPDVVTDPAFLVTRSMEDFVTWVDSSKIKRHVLEYNEERDDFDLEA, from the coding sequence ATGAGAAGAAATGATTACCGCACTAGGGGATATATTTCTGGTAACTTAAGACCTCGTGGAAAtttaaaccaaaaaacaaaaccaaaaacacctcGCTGTGTCGCCCCCGGCCTGCTGCCCCACCTCCGGCCTTTCTTCAGTACTTCTCCCACTCGGCTTCAGCCAACGAGAAAAGAAGAAACGCGAGATAGATGCATGGGGCGTGGCTATACTCTGACCAATGGAAATCAAGGGCGTGGCCTTGAGCCTTTCTTTCATTGGCCCGGGGGCCCCAGGGCGGCCTGCACTTCGGCTCCCAAGCGGAAGCCGCGCCGCCACTGGTCTGTGCTTTTAGCTTCGGGTCTTGCGGCACCGGGAGCCGCCATCATGGTGCGGAAGCTTAAGTTCCACGAGCAGAAGCTGCTGAAGCAGGTGGACTTCCTGAACTGGGAGGTCACTGACCACAACCTACACGAGCTGCGCGTGTTGCGGCGTTACCGGCTGCAGCGGCGGGAGGACTACACGCGCTACAACCAGCTGAGCCGGGCTGTGCGTGAGTTGGCGCGGCGCCTGCGCGACCTACCCGAGCGCGACCCGTTTCGCGTGCGCGCCTCGGCCGCGCTGCTGGACAAGTTGTATGCTCTCGGCCTGGTGCCCACGCGCGGCTCGCTCGAGCTCTGCGACTTCGTCACGGCCTCGTCCTTCTGCCGCCGCCGACTGCCCACCGTGCTCTTGAAGCTGCGCATGGCGCAGCACCTCCAGGCCGCCGTGGCCTTCGTGGAACAGGGCCACGTGCGCGTGGGCCCCGACGTGGTCACTGACCCCGCCTTCCTTGTCACGCGCAGCATGGAGGACTTTGTCACCTGGGTAGACTCGTCCAAGATCAAGCGGCACGTGCTGGAGTACAATGAGGAGCGCGATGACTTCGATCTGGAGGCCTAG